The Pseudomonadota bacterium genome segment TTGCCGGGGTTGAGCAAGCCATCGGGATCGAGGGCGCGCTTGACGGCGTGAAACTGGGACAGCTCGGCTTCCCTGAACTGCAGGCACATCTCGTTGATCTTCTCCCGCCCGACGCCGTGCTCGCCCGTGATGGTGCCGCCGGCCTCGACGCAGGCGGCGAGGATATCGCTGCCGAACGCTTCCGCGCGCTCGAGTTCGCCCGCCTCGTTGGCGTCGAAGAGGATCAGCGGGTGCAGGTTGCCGTCGCCGGCGTGAAAGACGTTTGCGACGCGAAGGTCGTGGCGCTCGGCGAGTTGCTGAATGTGCGCCAGCACATCGGCCAGGGCGCGGCGCGGGATGGTGCCATCCATGCAGTAGTAGTCGTTGGCGATACGGCCGACGGCGGGGAACGCGGCCTTGCGACCCGACCAGAAGCGTGCCTGCTCGTCCTCGTCACGGGCGCGCCTTACCGCGGTCGCACCCGCTTCGTGCAAGAGCACGCTGACCGCTTCCGCATCATGTTCGACCTCCGCCGTGCTGCCGTCGAGTTCGCATAGCAGGATGGCGGCGGCACCGCGCGGGTAGCCGGCGTGCACGAAGTCCTCCGCGGCGCAGATGGCCGCCTGGTCCATCATCTCGAGGCCCGCGGGTAGGACACCGGCGGCGATGACCCGGGCGACTGCCTCCGCTGCCACCGTTACCTCATCGAAGCTGGCTAACAAGACAGTTCGCTCTGGCGGCGCCGGCAGCAGGCGCACGGTGACTTCCGTGACCACGCCGAGCATGCCCTCGGAGCCGTGGGCGAGGGCGAGCAGATCGTAGCCCGGACCATC includes the following:
- a CDS encoding FAD-linked oxidase C-terminal domain-containing protein is translated as MTTAAHDPALDGIDGARSADPEGLLLALRRHFPDSDDVITGEEALRPFECDGLSMYREAPLCAVLPTSAEMAAEVLRLCHRHGVPVVTRGAGTGLSGGALPMRHAVLLVMSRMNRIVQIDEKNLTARVQPGVTNRAISEAVAHLGLYYAPDPSSQIACTIGGNVAENSGGVHCLKYGLTVHNVLAAQMLTVDGESIGLGHRALDGPGYDLLALAHGSEGMLGVVTEVTVRLLPAPPERTVLLASFDEVTVAAEAVARVIAAGVLPAGLEMMDQAAICAAEDFVHAGYPRGAAAILLCELDGSTAEVEHDAEAVSVLLHEAGATAVRRARDEDEQARFWSGRKAAFPAVGRIANDYYCMDGTIPRRALADVLAHIQQLAERHDLRVANVFHAGDGNLHPLILFDANEAGELERAEAFGSDILAACVEAGGTITGEHGVGREKINEMCLQFREAELSQFHAVKRALDPDGLLNPGKAVPTLARCAEFGAMHVHGGNLPHPELERF